Proteins co-encoded in one Arachis stenosperma cultivar V10309 chromosome 7, arast.V10309.gnm1.PFL2, whole genome shotgun sequence genomic window:
- the LOC130939898 gene encoding uncharacterized protein LOC130939898 yields MTKKRSWKNDESVVLTEEYSAIIQHKLPQKLKDLGSFQIPCIIGEITVEKALCDLGASINLMSLAMIKRMKIEEAKPTRMALQLVDRSFKFPHEVVEDLLVKVGYFIFLADFVVLNMEEEAKASIILGRPFLATAGAIINVQKGELTIRLHDEKMVFNVFKAMSYP; encoded by the coding sequence atgaccaagaagagaagttggaaaaATGATGAATCTGTGGTGTTAACCGAGGAATATAGTGCCATCATCCAACACAAACTACCTCAGAAACTGAAGGACCTTgggagcttccaaattccttgTATCATAGGAGAAATCACAGTGGAAAAAGCCTTATGTGATTTGGGAGCCAGCATAAATTTGATGTCCTTAGCAATGATAAAGAgaatgaagattgaggaagccaaaccaacaagaatggcactTCAATTAGTAGATCGATCATTCAAATTCCCCCATGAAGTAGTAGAAGACTTGTTGGTGAAGGTGGGATACTTCATCTTCCTAGCTGACTTTGTGGTGTTAAATATGGAGGAAGAAGCCAAAGcttcaatcatcttgggaaggcCGTTTCTAGCAACAGCCGGAGCCATCATCAatgtccaaaagggtgaacttACCATTAGGCTACATGATGAAAAAATGGTATTCAATGTGTTCAAGGCCATGAGTTACCCATAG